In Methanosphaera sp. ISO3-F5, a genomic segment contains:
- a CDS encoding cyclic nucleotide-binding/CBS domain-containing protein, whose protein sequence is MELEMDNNFSIKDAVTYDVITATSDTAISDIADIMTKNDISSVVIEDDKVEGIVTTNSIISKVVSKNISPQDITAGMVMDKYVETDIDSTLYEASSLMIKNNRKVLLVFDKEEFKGIITLTDIVRVSPELIEIFIEQKSIDDKNYQDGASYSIDYDENLDEGVCENCGVYGQLEEIDGKYICSDCIDDSDD, encoded by the coding sequence ATGGAATTAGAAATGGATAACAATTTTAGTATTAAAGATGCTGTAACATACGATGTAATAACAGCAACAAGTGACACAGCAATATCCGATATTGCAGACATAATGACTAAAAACGATATTAGTTCCGTGGTTATAGAAGATGACAAAGTAGAGGGAATAGTAACAACCAACAGTATTATTTCAAAGGTTGTATCAAAAAATATTTCACCACAGGACATAACTGCGGGAATGGTAATGGACAAATATGTGGAAACAGACATAGACTCAACATTATATGAAGCTTCTTCATTAATGATTAAAAACAATCGCAAAGTATTATTAGTCTTTGACAAAGAAGAATTCAAAGGAATAATAACACTCACAGACATAGTCCGAGTATCACCAGAACTTATCGAAATATTCATAGAACAAAAAAGTATAGATGATAAGAATTACCAAGACGGTGCAAGTTATTCAATAGATTACGATGAAAACCTCGACGAAGGAGTATGTGAAAACTGTGGTGTATACGGTCAACTAGAAGAAATTGACGGAAAATACATCTGCTCTGATTGTATAGATGACTCAGATGATTAA
- a CDS encoding 7-carboxy-7-deazaguanine synthase QueE — protein MIGVILIKSKIIEIFSSIQGEGLLIGKRQIFIRFAGCNIDCKYCDTQDSKNVDVGRYYSFEELNEEIQSLMTVDVDSLEITGGEPLLHCDYIHDFLSEYGYRAMLETNASLPDNLAKLCDVIDIVSMDIKLPEHFNSEDEWLNVYDNELKSIQIMEDNNIQYYIKIVVSPTTSTQIIEDILKDLIPGVSSNVEIIVQPVSPMSLWKNKENLFKISETIGKHFKVAIIPQIHKYMEIE, from the coding sequence ATAATTGGGGTTATTCTTATTAAATCTAAAATAATTGAAATATTTTCCAGTATTCAGGGTGAAGGTTTATTGATTGGTAAACGTCAGATATTTATTCGTTTTGCCGGATGTAATATTGATTGTAAGTACTGTGATACCCAGGATAGTAAAAATGTGGATGTTGGAAGGTATTATTCCTTTGAGGAATTAAATGAAGAAATTCAGAGTCTTATGACTGTTGATGTTGATTCCCTTGAAATTACTGGTGGCGAGCCTTTGCTTCACTGTGATTATATTCATGATTTTCTCAGCGAATATGGTTACAGGGCCATGCTCGAAACTAATGCTTCTTTGCCGGATAATTTGGCAAAGTTGTGTGATGTCATTGATATTGTTTCGATGGATATTAAATTACCGGAACATTTTAACAGTGAAGATGAATGGTTAAATGTATATGATAATGAGTTAAAATCCATACAAATAATGGAAGACAATAATATTCAATATTATATTAAAATAGTTGTATCTCCAACAACTTCCACCCAGATTATTGAAGATATTTTGAAGGATTTAATACCCGGGGTAAGTAGCAATGTGGAGATAATAGTGCAACCAGTAAGTCCAATGTCACTATGGAAAAATAAAGAAAACCTATTCAAAATATCCGAAACAATAGGAAAACATTTCAAAGTAGCAATAATCCCCCAAATCCACAAATACATGGAAATAGAATAA
- a CDS encoding 6-pyruvoyl tetrahydropterin synthase family protein, translating to MKVNLDGIHANLRFSAAHMVIGHESCGKIHGHSYIVDVEVSGERSGKFGFVIDFKILKSIARKICKSLDHRVLIPVDSPDLEITLDNDKSVEFTVLDCLEYKLPKQDALLLPIPSTTAESLSVYITDKIVEELSDMDTLEYIEVRVNEGIGQGATYRHILNK from the coding sequence ATGAAAGTAAATTTAGATGGAATTCATGCAAATTTAAGATTTTCAGCAGCACACATGGTAATAGGACACGAATCATGCGGAAAAATACATGGACACAGTTACATAGTGGATGTGGAAGTGTCCGGAGAAAGAAGTGGAAAATTCGGCTTCGTAATAGACTTCAAAATTTTAAAGAGTATTGCTAGGAAAATCTGCAAGTCACTAGATCACAGAGTACTGATACCAGTGGATAGTCCTGATTTGGAAATTACCCTTGATAATGATAAATCGGTGGAATTCACAGTCCTGGACTGTCTGGAATATAAGCTTCCAAAACAGGATGCACTATTACTGCCAATACCTTCTACTACTGCAGAATCATTATCTGTTTATATTACTGATAAGATTGTTGAAGAACTTAGTGATATGGATACCCTGGAATATATAGAAGTACGCGTCAATGAAGGTATCGGTCAGGGAGCTACTTATCGTCATATTCTTAACAAATAA
- a CDS encoding DUF366 family protein, with the protein MQYLKWEDGNEYDGSQINPSWAFQEFKVKDSTIVSWIGPMNILGDNLIDYEDVGLDIKGDNMLNFIVEHFDEQPGNLKLAYHRQRILVMITRDKLLNYGIKTTQDGDDIFIDNKKLSVSIATASISSMKMHFALNITTKGTPDDVQTSALEDNNLSHNDIHNLQDEIAQAYIEMIETIDKDITKTKVF; encoded by the coding sequence ATGCAGTACTTAAAATGGGAAGATGGAAACGAATATGATGGAAGTCAAATAAATCCATCATGGGCATTTCAGGAATTTAAAGTAAAAGATTCAACAATAGTATCATGGATAGGACCAATGAACATACTAGGCGATAACCTAATAGACTATGAAGATGTAGGCCTAGATATTAAAGGAGACAACATGCTAAACTTCATAGTAGAACACTTCGACGAACAACCAGGAAACCTGAAACTAGCATACCACAGACAAAGAATCCTAGTAATGATAACAAGAGACAAACTACTAAATTACGGAATCAAAACCACACAAGACGGAGATGACATATTCATAGACAATAAAAAACTATCAGTATCCATAGCCACAGCATCAATCAGCAGCATGAAAATGCACTTTGCATTAAACATTACAACAAAAGGAACACCTGATGATGTTCAAACATCAGCCTTAGAAGATAATAATCTAAGCCATAACGACATTCACAACCTACAGGATGAAATAGCACAAGCTTATATAGAAATGATAGAAACAATAGATAAAGACATTACAAAAACAAAAGTATTCTAG
- a CDS encoding IS4 family transposase, which produces MNKYCCRKYVLDDVHFTRKRKIGMDDLILHLITNKNRANVVECLSFYKELKQDDFVTITPQAFSEKRQYLDPRVFVDMNSDLMSDIYNQSDELKEYKEYWVFGCDTSVIDCPNTPLTKKEWDVPKDNPIHEYRSRARISAITDDLNHFILSSEIVPKNTSEVELAINHINDLKDKITLNKSITVYDRGYNSTKLILYHLINKSNFIIRLKKDTYKNQRAKMLSDDENIEIKVKKIHKKDLTPEEKIIAKSIGNPQIRVVNIPVTRSNGETYIESLITNLPQEKFTPEDLKRLYGTRWETEINFDRLKNRLDIENFSGQKKITIQQDFYSHIFIFNILMATYNDATQQINRKSRKEVQEKLEYKPNLNTIIGLIRKYLLKLVFEDKATRTKIIKHITEIASKSLVTTKISPPPNTNNRLAQDPTNKHPGNNRKP; this is translated from the coding sequence ATTAATAAGTATTGTTGTAGAAAATATGTATTAGATGATGTTCATTTTACTCGTAAGCGTAAAATTGGGATGGATGATTTGATTCTTCATCTTATTACCAATAAAAACCGTGCTAATGTTGTAGAATGTTTATCTTTTTATAAAGAACTTAAACAGGATGATTTTGTGACTATTACTCCTCAAGCTTTTAGTGAAAAACGACAATATTTGGATCCAAGAGTATTTGTTGATATGAATTCTGATTTGATGTCTGATATTTATAATCAAAGTGATGAATTAAAGGAATATAAAGAATATTGGGTATTTGGTTGTGATACAAGTGTTATTGATTGTCCTAATACACCTTTAACTAAAAAAGAATGGGATGTTCCAAAAGATAATCCTATCCACGAATATCGTAGTAGAGCAAGAATTTCTGCCATTACTGATGATTTAAATCATTTTATTCTATCTTCAGAAATAGTTCCTAAAAATACATCAGAAGTAGAGTTAGCAATAAACCACATAAACGATTTAAAAGATAAGATAACTCTCAATAAGAGTATAACAGTATATGACCGAGGATATAACAGTACAAAACTAATATTATATCACTTGATTAACAAATCAAACTTCATAATAAGATTAAAAAAGGACACCTATAAAAATCAACGAGCAAAAATGCTATCAGATGATGAAAACATAGAAATCAAAGTCAAAAAAATTCATAAAAAAGATTTAACACCTGAAGAAAAAATAATTGCTAAAAGTATAGGAAACCCACAAATAAGAGTAGTGAACATACCAGTAACAAGATCCAATGGAGAAACATACATAGAATCATTAATAACCAATCTTCCACAAGAAAAATTTACCCCAGAAGACCTTAAAAGATTATATGGAACCAGATGGGAAACAGAAATCAATTTCGACAGATTAAAAAACAGATTAGACATAGAAAACTTCTCAGGACAAAAGAAAATAACTATACAACAAGACTTTTACAGCCACATATTCATTTTCAACATACTAATGGCAACATACAATGACGCCACACAACAAATAAACCGAAAATCACGAAAAGAAGTACAAGAAAAACTAGAATACAAACCAAACTTAAACACAATAATAGGACTAATAAGAAAATACCTATTAAAACTAGTATTCGAAGATAAAGCAACACGGACAAAAATAATAAAGCACATAACAGAAATAGCATCCAAAAGTTTAGTCACAACAAAAATAAGCCCACCCCCAAACACCAACAACAGACTAGCACAAGACCCAACAAACAAACACCCCGGAAACAACAGAAAACCATAA
- a CDS encoding DUF5612 domain-containing protein, with protein MVNAINIKTIDKPGVLRKITDFIAQNNINIVYTHMHKDSIDNAHIYMEIEEVESLDNVINELNNLSEVKEISKSPSMDQVWGKRIIIIGGGAQVSQVALGAITEADRHNIRGERISIDTIPLAGEQKLAEAVRAVGSLPRVSGLVLAGSLMGGSIVDAIDEIKENYGVKVISLNMVGSVRDHADLVVTDPVQAGVMAVMAIASTAKFDIDRVNETL; from the coding sequence ATGGTAAATGCAATAAACATAAAAACTATCGATAAACCAGGAGTTCTAAGAAAAATAACAGATTTTATAGCTCAAAACAATATAAATATTGTTTATACACATATGCACAAAGATTCTATAGATAATGCACATATTTACATGGAAATTGAAGAAGTAGAGTCTTTGGATAATGTAATTAATGAGCTGAATAATCTATCAGAGGTTAAAGAAATAAGCAAGTCACCCTCAATGGATCAGGTATGGGGGAAGCGTATCATCATAATCGGCGGTGGGGCACAGGTGTCTCAGGTAGCGCTTGGTGCTATAACAGAGGCTGATCGTCATAATATTAGGGGTGAACGTATAAGTATTGATACCATACCACTGGCAGGTGAACAAAAATTAGCAGAAGCGGTACGTGCTGTTGGCAGTCTTCCACGCGTAAGTGGACTGGTACTTGCAGGTTCATTGATGGGTGGTTCTATTGTGGATGCTATTGATGAAATTAAAGAGAATTATGGCGTAAAGGTTATTAGTTTAAATATGGTGGGTTCAGTAAGGGATCATGCTGATTTGGTTGTTACTGATCCTGTTCAGGCTGGTGTTATGGCTGTTATGGCTATTGCAAGTACTGCTAAGTTTGATATTGATAGGGTTAATGAAACTTTATAA
- the feoB gene encoding ferrous iron transport protein B, with protein MEKLKFLLAGNPNVGKSTVFNQLTGMKQHVGNWPGKTVELKSGSFTFDNYDIEVIDLPGNYSLTPYSVEEQVSRDAIIHEENDAVINVIDAENIQRNLYLTLQIMETGANTILALNMLNYAEEAGFKIDIKKLEKALGIPVVVVDAREGTGLDDLVKASIKAAKNPSDNSANLTYGFELDEQIKQVKELFPHLKVGSAPDSWTAVKLLEGDDEVLDLAEQSSDKQNLRKVTEIRKELENKFNDNVDDTFIDARYAEIDKILKQSVKKPTGEKESITDKIDKIVTNKYLGLPIFFIVIFLIFQITYTIGAPFQDLIDQGWGILSEYLFQIFGEGLVSSLLIDAVIGGVGGVLTFVPIIFILFFLLSLIEDIGYLARAAFVIDRAMHKVMGLSGKAFIPMILGFGCGVTAIMSTRTLSNESDRISTMLAIPFISCSARVPIYALFTAAFFSDPFQQTVVTFGLYILGMIVAIIVAKVLKSSVFSEESSPFIMELPPYRIPTLKSAVLHMWERGFLFIKKAGTIILGTSVLVWILANLPPGVEYGSANSLIGMFGSILAPLFGPLGFGFWQAAVALVFGLMAKEIVVSTFGTLFSLAEDDEQGISGVLSQMFTPLSAISFMVFTLLYPACFAAIGAIKEESNSWKWMFASIGICLVIAYVLSLIVFQGGLLLGYK; from the coding sequence ATGGAGAAATTAAAATTTTTACTTGCCGGAAACCCTAACGTAGGAAAAAGTACAGTATTCAACCAACTAACAGGTATGAAACAACACGTAGGAAACTGGCCAGGTAAAACAGTAGAACTAAAATCTGGTAGTTTTACATTTGATAACTATGATATTGAAGTAATAGATTTACCAGGAAATTACAGTTTAACCCCATACTCAGTAGAAGAACAAGTTTCAAGAGACGCAATCATACACGAAGAAAACGACGCAGTAATAAACGTAATAGACGCAGAAAACATACAAAGAAACTTATACTTAACATTACAAATAATGGAAACTGGTGCAAACACCATACTCGCATTAAACATGTTAAACTACGCTGAAGAAGCAGGGTTCAAAATAGACATAAAAAAATTAGAAAAAGCACTGGGAATACCAGTAGTAGTAGTTGATGCAAGAGAAGGAACAGGACTAGACGACCTAGTAAAAGCATCAATAAAAGCAGCAAAAAATCCATCCGACAACTCAGCAAACCTAACCTATGGATTTGAACTAGACGAACAAATCAAACAAGTAAAAGAACTATTCCCACACTTAAAAGTAGGATCTGCACCAGACAGCTGGACAGCAGTAAAATTACTCGAAGGCGACGACGAAGTCCTAGACTTAGCCGAACAATCATCAGACAAACAAAACCTACGAAAAGTAACAGAAATAAGAAAAGAACTAGAAAACAAATTCAATGACAATGTAGACGACACATTCATTGATGCAAGATACGCAGAAATAGACAAAATCCTAAAACAATCAGTAAAAAAACCAACAGGCGAAAAAGAATCAATTACCGATAAAATAGATAAAATAGTAACAAACAAATACTTAGGACTTCCAATATTTTTCATCGTAATATTCTTAATATTCCAAATCACATACACAATAGGAGCACCATTCCAAGACCTAATAGATCAAGGATGGGGAATATTAAGCGAATACTTATTCCAAATATTCGGTGAAGGACTAGTCTCATCATTACTCATAGATGCAGTAATCGGTGGAGTAGGTGGAGTACTAACATTCGTACCAATCATTTTCATACTGTTCTTCCTACTAAGTCTAATAGAAGACATAGGATACCTGGCAAGAGCAGCATTCGTAATAGACAGAGCAATGCACAAAGTAATGGGATTATCAGGAAAAGCATTTATTCCAATGATATTAGGATTTGGATGTGGAGTAACTGCTATCATGTCAACAAGAACATTATCAAACGAAAGTGACAGAATATCCACAATGTTAGCAATACCATTCATATCATGTAGTGCAAGAGTGCCAATATACGCATTATTCACAGCAGCATTCTTCTCTGATCCATTCCAACAAACAGTAGTAACATTCGGACTCTACATATTAGGTATGATTGTAGCAATAATAGTAGCTAAAGTACTTAAAAGCTCAGTATTCTCAGAAGAATCATCACCATTTATCATGGAACTTCCACCATACAGAATACCTACACTAAAAAGTGCAGTATTACACATGTGGGAAAGAGGATTCTTATTCATCAAAAAAGCAGGTACAATCATATTAGGTACATCCGTACTTGTATGGATATTAGCAAACCTACCACCTGGAGTAGAATACGGTTCAGCAAACAGCCTAATCGGTATGTTTGGTAGCATATTAGCACCACTATTTGGTCCATTAGGATTCGGATTCTGGCAAGCAGCAGTAGCTTTAGTATTCGGATTAATGGCAAAAGAAATTGTAGTATCAACATTCGGTACATTATTCTCACTAGCAGAAGATGATGAACAAGGAATTTCAGGTGTACTCTCTCAGATGTTCACACCATTATCAGCAATTTCATTCATGGTATTCACTTTATTATACCCTGCATGTTTCGCAGCAATCGGTGCTATCAAGGAAGAATCCAACTCATGGAAATGGATGTTTGCATCAATAGGTATATGTCTGGTCATTGCTTACGTGCTTTCACTCATTGTTTTCCAAGGAGGATTATTACTTGGATATAAATAA
- a CDS encoding FeoA family protein has translation MAKTVDDLKPGETGIVRKHRVKGTLGKHLREMGLINGIPVKLERKAPLGYPVEIRIQGFSLALRKEEAQAIELE, from the coding sequence ATGGCAAAAACAGTAGATGACTTAAAACCAGGAGAAACAGGAATTGTTAGAAAACACAGAGTAAAAGGAACTCTTGGTAAACATCTCAGGGAAATGGGTTTAATTAATGGAATTCCAGTAAAATTAGAAAGGAAAGCACCATTAGGATATCCTGTTGAAATTAGAATTCAAGGTTTTTCTTTGGCTTTAAGAAAAGAAGAAGCTCAGGCAATTGAATTAGAATAA